The following proteins come from a genomic window of Camelus dromedarius isolate mCamDro1 chromosome 29, mCamDro1.pat, whole genome shotgun sequence:
- the FEM1B gene encoding protein fem-1 homolog B — MEGLAGYVYKAASEGKVLTLAALLLNRSESDIRYLLGYVSQQGGQRSTPLIIAARNGHAKVVRLLLEHYRVQTQQTGTVRFDGYVIDGATALWCAAGAGHFEVVKLLVSHGANVNHTTVTNSTPLRAACFDGRLDIVKYLVENNANISIANKYDNTCLMIAAYKGHTDVVRYLLEQRADPNAKAHCGATALHFAAEAGHIDIVKELIKWRAAIVVNGHGMTPLKVAAESCKADVVELLLSHADCDRRSRIEALELLGASFANDRENYDIVKTYHYLYLAMLERFQDGDNILEKEVLPPIHAYGNRTECRNPQELESIRQDRDALHMEGLIVRERILGADNIDVSHPIIYRGAVYADNMEFEQCIKLWLHALHLRQKGNRNTHKDLLRFAQVFSQMIHLNETVKAPDIECVLRCSVLEIEQSMNRVKSIPDADVHNAMDNYECNLYTFLYLVCISTKTQCSEEDQCKINKQIYNLIHLDPRTREGFTLLHLAVNSNTPVDDFHTNDVCSFPNALVTKLLLDCGAEVNAVDNEGNSALHIIVQYNRPISDFLTLHSIIISLVEAGAHTDMTNKQNKTPLDKSTTGVSEILLKTQMKMSLKCLAARAVRANDINYQDQIPRTLEEFVGFH, encoded by the exons ATGGAGGGCCTGGCTGGCTATGTGTACAAGGCGGCCAGCGAGGGCAAGGTGCTGACTCTGGCTGCGCTGCTTCTCAACCGGTCTGAGAGCGACATCCGCTACCTGCTCGGCTATGTCAGCCAGCAGGGAGGGCAGCGCTCCACGCCCCTCATCATCGCAGCCCGCAACGGGCACGCCAAGGTGGTGCGCTTGCTGCTAGAGCACTACCGGGTGCAGACTCAGCAGACTGGCACCGTCCGTTTCGACGG GTATGTCATTGACGGTGCCACCGCTCTTTGGTGTGCAGCGGGAGCAGGTCATTTTGAAGTGGTTAAGCTTCTCGTCAGTCATGGAGCCAACGTGAACCACACCACAGTCACTAACTCGACCCCGCTGCGGGCAGCATGCTTCGATGGCAGATTGGACATTGTGAAATACTTGGTTGAAAATAACGCCAACATCAGCATTGCCAACAAGTATGACAACACCTGCCTAATGATTGCAGCATATAAGGGCCACACTGACGTGGTCAGATACCTTTTAGAGCAACGTGCCGATCCCAACGCTAAAGCACATTGTGGAGCCACAGCATTGCACTTTGCAGCTGAAGCCGGGCACATAGACATCGTGAAAGAGCTGATAAAATGGCGCGCCGCCATAGTAGTGAACGGCCACGGGATGACGCCGTTAAAAGTAGCTGCTGAAAGCTGCAAAGCTGACGTTGTCGAGCTGTTGCTCTCCCACGCTGATTGTGACCGAAGAAGTCGGATTGAAGCTTTGGAGCTCTTGGGTGCCTCTTTTGCAAATGACCGTGAGAACTATGACATCGTGAAGACTTACCACTATTTATACTTAGCCATGTTGGAGAGGTTTCAGGATGGTGATAACATTCTTGAGAAAGAGGTTCTCCCACCAATCCACGCTTATGGGAATAGGACTGAGTGTAGAAATCCTCAGGAACTGGAATCCATTCGGCAAGACAGAGATGCTCTTCACATGGAAGGCCTTATAGTTCGGGAACGGATTTTAGGTGCCGACAACATTGATGTTTCCCATCCCATCATTTACCGGGGAGCTGTGTATGCGGATAACATGGAGTTTGAACAGTGTATCAAGTTGTGGCTTCATGCCCTGCACCTCAGACAGAAAGGTAACAGGAATACCCATAAGGATCTTCTTCGATTTGCCCAAGTTTTTTCACAGATGATACATTTGAATGAAACTGTGAAGGCCCCAGATATAGAATGTGTTTTGAGATGCAGTGTTTTGGAAATAGAACAAAGTATGAACAGAGTAAAAAGTATTCCAGATGCTGACGTCCACAATGCTATGGACAATTATGAATGTAATCTCTACACCTTTCTGTATTTAGTGTGCATCTCCACCAAAACACAGTGCAGTGAGGAAGACCAGTGCAAAATTAACAAGCAGATCTACAACCTAATCCACCTTGATCCTAGAACTCGGGAGGGTTTCACCTTGCTGCACCTTGCTGTCAACTCCAATACCCCAGTTGATGATTTCCACACCAACGACGTCTGCAGCTTTCCCAACGCGCTTGTCACGAAGCTCCTGCTGGACTGTGGTGCGGAGGTGAATGCTGTGGACAATGAAGGCAACAGCGCCCTTCACATTATCGTTCAGTACAACAGGCCCATCAGCGATTTTTTGACCTTGCACTCTATCATCATTAGCCTAGTGGAAGCTGGCGCTCACACCGACATGACCAATAAACAGAATAAGACTCCGCTAGACAAAAGTACAACTGGGGTCTCAGAAATACTACTTAAAACTCAAATGAAGATGAGTCTCAAGTGCCTGGCTGCCCGGGCAGTTCGGGCTAATGACATTAACTATCAAGACCAGATCCCCAGAACTCTTGAAGAGTTTGTTGGATTTCATTAA